CCCGCGGAGGATCGCGCGATGGAGCACATACAACGCTATCAATCCGGAGACAAAGGCAAGCAGCGCGCCATAAAGCCAGCCTTCGGGAAGGGATACGCCCGCCCCGGCGGCATGGCGTAGTTCAAGCACTGCCGCGCCCGTTATGGCCGGGAGAGAAAGCAAAAACGAAAAGCGAAACGCTTCCGCCGCGCTTAAGCCGCATAGAACGCCTGCAACCAACGTCGCTCCCGAACGCGAGATACCGGGGATCACCGCGATCCCTTGAGCGATGCCGACAATAAGGCCGATGGAAACGCAAATTTTACGCGTGCCGGCGGGAACGACCGCAAGGATCAGCATCAAGACGCCTGTCACCAAAAGCGCACCGCCGACGCCCGCCATCGAAGCGCCGATTCTCTCCACGAAGGGCTTCAGCAGCAGACCGATGATCGCCGTGGGAACGGATCCGAAGATGACGGCCCAGCCGAAATACCATCCGTCTGATTTCTGTCCGACCGGCATTCTGAAACCGCGAAAGAATTCGAAAAGCATCCGCACAATGTCTGTGCCGAAATAAACCAGCGTAGAACAGACCGTAGCCACATGCAGTACCAGATCGAACGCCAGTCCCGCCTCGCCGTTCCCCGTCACATGCTGAAATATCGCCAAGTGCGCGGAGCTGCTGACCGGCAGATACTCGGTCAATCCCTGCAACACGCCTTGCGAAAGGCTGGAAATAAATGGA
This sequence is a window from Pyramidobacter sp. YE332. Protein-coding genes within it:
- a CDS encoding undecaprenyl-diphosphate phosphatase, coding for MTPFISSLSQGVLQGLTEYLPVSSSAHLAIFQHVTGNGEAGLAFDLVLHVATVCSTLVYFGTDIVRMLFEFFRGFRMPVGQKSDGWYFGWAVIFGSVPTAIIGLLLKPFVERIGASMAGVGGALLVTGVLMLILAVVPAGTRKICVSIGLIVGIAQGIAVIPGISRSGATLVAGVLCGLSAAEAFRFSFLLSLPAITGAAVLELRHAAGAGVSLPEGWLYGALLAFVSGLIALYVLHRAILRGRWWIFALYCGALGLVALLWL